A single region of the Longimicrobium sp. genome encodes:
- a CDS encoding TPM domain-containing protein: protein MTSRALGMLASLVLLAAPAAAQNGWPEWNGNAVQDLAGVIGPKMEDSIRTLLAPARSQGIDVRVVTVSRMSRYDVGETEIEGFARGLFNAWRVGDRPQNDGILLVVATGDRKVRIQLGDGALRYESAAQQVISDSMIPHFREDKMVRGIVRGTAGIAQWFTPRGQAAFAPPPAPEPAYAPQPAYSPSAPSSGGGAGVLFAVLGVGGLSAAVVAMGSAARNRPRKCTQCGTQMVKLDEVADDVYLESGQKTEEFLGSVDYDVWKCGKCGSHTLARYSAWFSGKSTCPSCRYETVETAKHVLQYATYDDEGREEVLRDCRHCGFHDRNVVWLPRKTRPHHTTSSSSSWSSSSSSSSSSSSSSGGGGGYSSGGGASGSW, encoded by the coding sequence ATGACCTCTCGTGCCCTGGGGATGCTTGCGTCCCTCGTGCTCCTGGCCGCGCCGGCCGCCGCGCAGAACGGCTGGCCGGAGTGGAACGGAAACGCCGTGCAGGACCTGGCCGGCGTCATCGGGCCGAAGATGGAGGACAGCATCCGCACGCTGCTGGCGCCCGCGCGCAGCCAGGGGATCGACGTGCGCGTGGTCACCGTCTCGCGCATGAGCCGCTACGACGTGGGCGAGACGGAGATCGAGGGCTTCGCGCGCGGGCTGTTCAACGCCTGGCGCGTGGGCGACCGCCCGCAGAACGACGGCATCCTGCTCGTGGTGGCCACGGGCGACCGCAAGGTGCGCATCCAGCTGGGCGACGGCGCGCTGCGGTACGAGAGCGCGGCGCAACAGGTGATCAGCGACTCCATGATCCCCCACTTCCGCGAGGACAAAATGGTGCGCGGGATCGTGCGCGGCACCGCGGGGATCGCGCAGTGGTTCACGCCCCGGGGGCAGGCCGCCTTCGCGCCGCCGCCCGCACCGGAGCCGGCCTACGCGCCGCAGCCCGCGTACTCGCCCTCCGCCCCATCGTCGGGCGGCGGCGCCGGGGTGCTGTTCGCCGTCCTGGGCGTGGGCGGGCTGTCCGCGGCGGTGGTGGCGATGGGCTCGGCGGCGCGCAACCGCCCGCGCAAGTGCACGCAGTGCGGCACGCAGATGGTGAAGCTGGACGAGGTGGCCGACGACGTGTACCTGGAGTCGGGGCAGAAGACCGAGGAGTTCCTGGGGTCGGTGGACTACGACGTGTGGAAGTGCGGGAAGTGCGGCTCGCACACGCTGGCGCGCTACTCCGCCTGGTTCAGCGGCAAGTCCACCTGCCCGTCGTGCCGCTACGAGACGGTGGAGACGGCGAAGCACGTCCTGCAGTACGCCACGTACGACGACGAGGGGCGCGAGGAGGTGCTGCGCGACTGCCGCCACTGCGGCTTCCACGACCGCAACGTGGTCTGGCTCCCGCGCAAGACGCGCCCGCACCACACCACGTCGAGCTCGTCGTCGTGGTCGTCTTCATCTTCATCCTCATCCTCGTCGTCTTCTTCGTCGGGCGGGGGCGGGGGATACTCGTCGGGCGGCGGGGCGAGCGGGAGCTGGTGA
- a CDS encoding DUF4105 domain-containing protein, which produces MRKRAVVATLLLPCAVWWATRRPSNARDWTPDNARVARAEFRGDSVRIHNVRNADYVTASRYTVRWEDRAYDLRGVKRAWFLVEPFSRDWRGPAHTLASFEFDDGRFLAVSAEIRKEKGETFSPWKGLMRQFEMTYVVADERDVVRLRTNFRRDPVYLYPIRADRAKVRALLVDMLTRANELAEHPEWYNTLTNTCTTSIVEHVNRVAPHRVPFSFKVLFPGYSDRLAYDLGMIDTDLSFEQTRERFHVNAAALRWGDSPDFSRRIRAGLTAN; this is translated from the coding sequence GTGAGGAAGCGCGCCGTCGTCGCCACGCTGCTGCTGCCGTGCGCCGTCTGGTGGGCCACGCGGCGCCCGTCCAACGCGCGCGACTGGACGCCGGACAACGCGCGCGTCGCCCGCGCCGAGTTCCGCGGCGACAGCGTGCGCATCCACAACGTGCGCAACGCCGACTACGTGACCGCCAGCCGCTACACGGTGCGCTGGGAGGACCGCGCGTACGACCTGCGCGGGGTGAAGCGCGCCTGGTTCCTGGTGGAGCCGTTCAGCCGCGACTGGCGCGGGCCGGCGCACACGCTGGCCAGCTTCGAGTTCGACGACGGACGCTTCCTGGCCGTGAGCGCCGAGATCCGCAAGGAGAAGGGGGAGACGTTCAGCCCGTGGAAGGGGCTGATGCGGCAGTTCGAGATGACGTACGTGGTGGCCGACGAGCGCGACGTGGTGCGGCTGCGCACCAACTTCCGCCGCGATCCCGTCTACCTCTACCCCATCCGCGCCGACCGGGCGAAGGTGCGGGCGCTGCTGGTGGACATGCTGACGCGGGCCAACGAGCTGGCGGAGCACCCGGAGTGGTACAACACGCTGACCAACACCTGCACCACCAGCATCGTGGAGCACGTGAACCGGGTGGCGCCGCACCGGGTGCCGTTCAGCTTCAAGGTGCTGTTCCCCGGCTACAGCGACCGGCTGGCGTACGACTTGGGGATGATCGACACCGACCTCTCCTTCGAGCAGACCCGCGAGCGCTTCCACGTGAACGCCGCCGCGCTCCGCTGGGGCGACAGCCCCGACTTCTCCCGCCGCATCCGCGCGGGGCTGACGGCGAACTGA